From a single Oscillospiraceae bacterium genomic region:
- a CDS encoding rubrerythrin family protein, producing the protein MKELKGSKTEKNLMAAFAGESQARNKYTYYASKARKDGYEQIANIFEETAGNEKEHAKIWFKLLHDGGVPATTANLADAAAGEYYEWTDMYAGFAKDAREEGFTKIAALFEMVAKIEKTHEERYRKLLANIEGDLVFSKDGDTVWQCGNCGHIVIGKKAPEVCPVCDHPRSYFAVRCENY; encoded by the coding sequence ATGAAAGAACTCAAGGGTTCCAAAACCGAAAAGAATTTGATGGCGGCATTCGCCGGAGAATCCCAAGCGCGCAATAAGTACACCTATTATGCCTCCAAGGCACGCAAAGACGGCTATGAGCAGATCGCCAACATTTTCGAAGAGACGGCGGGCAACGAAAAAGAGCACGCGAAAATCTGGTTCAAACTGCTGCACGACGGCGGCGTCCCGGCCACAACGGCCAACCTGGCCGACGCGGCGGCGGGCGAATATTATGAGTGGACCGACATGTATGCCGGTTTCGCCAAAGACGCGCGTGAAGAGGGTTTTACCAAGATTGCAGCCCTGTTTGAAATGGTCGCCAAAATCGAAAAGACCCACGAAGAGCGCTATCGCAAACTGCTTGCCAACATCGAGGGTGATTTGGTGTTCTCCAAGGACGGCGACACGGTCTGGCAGTGCGGCAACTGCGGCCACATCGTGATCGGCAAAAAGGCCCCGGAGGTCTGCCCGGTCTGCGACCATCCCCGGTCCTACTTCGCCGTCAGATGTGAAAACTATTAA
- the melA gene encoding alpha-galactosidase, whose product MKKITFIGAGSFGFTRGLVRDLLTFDAFKDAHICLMDINKDRLSYSEKAARKIITAGNYPATVTATLDRAEALKGADGVVITILAGGPDIFRTDIEIPKKYGVDINVGDTRGPSGIFRFLRTAPKMLEILRDAEKYCPNAVVLNYTNPMAMLCRYLQSETTMNVTGLCHSVQGTASMLARWIGAPMEEVTYTCAGINHQAFYLDYKWNGKDAYPLIKKAMEKPEVYNEEQVRNEMFLALDYYVTESSGHNSEYNAWFRKRPDLIEKYCTSGTGWNPGEYAYILKEYFKREEDGKWMKDMDDWMAEETVDLKRGHEYASSIFNAIFGDHTPYEFNGNIRNFGIIDNLPEGCCVEAPVRAGQDGIKPFRVGKLPDQLAVLVNTSARCEELAVQGCIEGDKRKIYHAVLFDPLTAAVLCPAEIQSMVDEMFEAGKDYLGYFK is encoded by the coding sequence ATGAAAAAAATCACGTTTATAGGGGCCGGAAGTTTCGGCTTTACCCGCGGCCTTGTCCGCGACTTGCTGACCTTTGATGCATTCAAAGACGCGCATATCTGTCTGATGGACATCAACAAAGACCGCCTTTCCTACAGCGAAAAAGCGGCCCGCAAGATCATCACGGCAGGGAATTATCCGGCCACCGTCACAGCCACACTCGACCGCGCCGAAGCGCTCAAGGGCGCCGACGGCGTCGTTATCACCATTTTGGCGGGCGGCCCCGACATTTTCCGCACCGACATCGAAATCCCGAAAAAATACGGCGTCGACATCAACGTCGGCGATACGCGCGGCCCGTCGGGCATCTTCCGTTTCCTGCGTACCGCGCCCAAAATGCTCGAAATTCTGCGCGACGCCGAAAAATATTGCCCCAACGCCGTCGTGTTGAATTATACCAACCCCATGGCGATGCTGTGCCGCTATCTGCAGAGCGAGACCACGATGAACGTCACAGGTCTTTGCCACAGCGTGCAGGGTACCGCGAGCATGCTGGCCAGATGGATCGGCGCCCCGATGGAAGAGGTCACCTACACCTGCGCGGGCATCAACCACCAGGCGTTTTATCTCGATTATAAATGGAACGGCAAGGACGCCTATCCGCTGATCAAAAAAGCCATGGAAAAACCCGAGGTCTATAACGAAGAACAGGTCCGCAACGAGATGTTTTTGGCGCTGGATTATTACGTCACCGAGTCCTCGGGCCACAACTCCGAATATAACGCCTGGTTCCGCAAACGCCCCGACTTAATCGAAAAATACTGCACCAGCGGTACCGGCTGGAACCCCGGCGAATATGCCTATATCCTCAAAGAATACTTCAAGCGTGAAGAAGACGGCAAATGGATGAAGGATATGGACGACTGGATGGCCGAGGAAACCGTCGATCTCAAACGCGGCCATGAATACGCCTCCTCCATCTTCAATGCCATTTTCGGCGACCATACGCCTTATGAATTCAACGGCAACATCCGCAACTTCGGCATCATCGACAATCTGCCCGAGGGATGCTGCGTCGAAGCGCCGGTGCGCGCCGGTCAGGACGGCATCAAACCCTTCCGCGTCGGCAAACTGCCCGATCAGCTTGCGGTACTCGTCAATACCAGCGCCCGCTGCGAAGAGCTGGCGGTGCAGGGCTGCATCGAGGGCGATAAGCGCAAGATCTACCACGCCGTGCTGTTCGACCCGCTGACCGCCGCAGTGCTCTGCCCGGCCGAAATCCAGTCGATGGTCGACGAGATGTTCGAAGCCGGCAAGGATTACCTCGGTTATTTTAAGTAA
- a CDS encoding DUF421 domain-containing protein encodes MRVEMILKTTVTSLGAAVVLFGLTRLMGKRQISQLGIFDYINGITIGSIAAELAVTGFEDFEIPLTAMIVFGLVSIAASYITDKSIMMRKVITGKPVILVDGGKFLMDNFKNARIDINEFLCRARSAGYFDLSDILTAMLEPNGEISFLPVADKRPVTPQDMNLNPPQDTLKIELVIDGKILYKNLQEIGKDEKWLMTELEKQKAASVMMIALATCDRNDNVCVFLKDRI; translated from the coding sequence ATGCGGGTGGAAATGATTTTAAAGACGACGGTGACGTCGCTGGGTGCGGCGGTGGTGCTGTTTGGTTTGACTCGGTTAATGGGAAAGCGGCAGATTTCGCAGCTCGGGATTTTTGATTATATCAACGGCATCACCATCGGCTCGATCGCGGCGGAATTGGCGGTAACGGGCTTTGAGGATTTTGAAATTCCGCTGACGGCGATGATCGTGTTCGGATTGGTGTCCATCGCCGCGTCCTATATTACCGATAAGTCGATTATGATGCGCAAGGTCATCACCGGAAAACCGGTGATATTGGTTGACGGCGGCAAGTTTTTAATGGATAATTTTAAAAATGCGCGGATTGATATCAATGAATTTTTGTGTCGTGCCCGTTCGGCGGGTTATTTTGACTTATCCGATATTCTGACGGCGATGCTGGAGCCCAACGGCGAGATCAGTTTCTTACCGGTTGCCGATAAGCGACCCGTGACGCCGCAGGATATGAATCTGAATCCCCCGCAGGACACGTTGAAAATTGAGTTGGTCATCGACGGGAAAATTTTATATAAAAACCTTCAGGAGATCGGCAAGGATGAAAAATGGCTGATGACCGAACTGGAAAAACAAAAAGCGGCGAGCGTGATGATGATCGCGCTCGCCACCTGTGACAGGAATGACAATGTATGTGTGTTTTTAAAGGACAGAATTTAG
- a CDS encoding transcriptional repressor produces MNRRNTIQRDLVLDAVKTLQNHPTPEQVYSCVSARFPGISKSTVYRNLNILCDDGALLRIPVPNAAEHVDHNIDPHYHAVCRECGQIFDIRMPAMDLIANLPEGGEFEVEDLQIIFTGICANCRK; encoded by the coding sequence ATGAACAGACGAAATACCATCCAGCGCGATCTGGTTTTGGACGCGGTCAAAACGCTGCAAAACCACCCCACGCCGGAACAGGTCTATTCCTGCGTCAGCGCCCGTTTTCCCGGAATCAGCAAAAGCACCGTATACCGCAATCTCAACATCCTGTGCGATGACGGTGCGCTTTTACGCATCCCAGTGCCCAACGCGGCGGAGCATGTCGATCACAACATCGACCCGCATTATCACGCCGTATGCCGGGAATGCGGACAGATTTTTGACATTCGGATGCCTGCGATGGATCTCATCGCGAACCTGCCGGAGGGCGGGGAATTTGAAGTCGAAGACCTGCAGATTATTTTTACCGGAATCTGCGCAAACTGCAGAAAATAA
- the acpP gene encoding acyl carrier protein, with protein MVFNKIREIICTQLDIEPDKVTMDASVTDNLGADSLDLVELVMSIEEEFDLEVPDSEIENLKTVGDIVRYIEANS; from the coding sequence ATGGTATTCAACAAAATCCGTGAAATCATCTGTACCCAGCTCGACATCGAACCCGACAAAGTCACCATGGACGCCAGCGTCACCGATAATCTCGGCGCGGATTCTCTGGACTTGGTTGAGCTCGTGATGTCCATCGAAGAGGAATTTGACCTGGAAGTTCCGGACTCCGAGATCGAAAACCTTAAAACGGTCGGCGACATCGTGCGCTACATCGAAGCCAACTCCTAA